TATGTTCCCAAACAAAACGCGGATAACCAGCTTTTCTCAAAATTTCTGCAAGTTCTTGATGGTCATCAGGGGAGAAAAGCAAAAGAGGGGTCTCTTTAGGAAGAAGTGCGAGAATTTTAAAGGCGTTTAGCCCTTGAGGCAAAGCTTCTGCTTCCAAGTTGGAGTAATAAAACCCGGCAAGCAGATTAAATCTTTTTTGGAGGCTATCTTCACCGCGAATTTCAGGATATGGCTGCACAATATCAAGGGTGGTGGTTAATTTCCCTGTTTTTTGATCGATTCGGTAGCCAACAACTAATATCCGGGGATTTTTAAAACGCAAAATTTCAACCCCCAAACGATCTGAAAGCTCTTTTTCATATACAGTCTGTGCTCCTACAAACCTTGCTATTACCCCTTGTCCGTGCCACTTAAGGCTAGAAAGAACATCTGGTTTTTTTGCTTCTTTGTAAGCTTTTTGCCAATAGGCCCCGGCTTTTTCGAGATTACTAGTTGGTAAATCAGGCACGTTTACTCCCAAAACAAAAAAGAACTCCGTGGGCCATTCCTTTTCTCTCAAGTCTCTTACGGTTTGATATGTTTCATCAGGGGTATAAAAACGAAGCACCAATTGGACAGGTTCAAATTTTGTCAATTCAAGGGCTTCGTCTCCCACAAAACGCCCTTGAGAAGTGTCTAAAATAGCCTTAATCACCCTCCCCTTCCCTGGTTCCATGATTTCCAAAAATCCTAAGGCAAGAGGCCCTAAACTCGCAGAAGCAAGGCTTATCTTTTGGGAAACAAGGGTTATTCGTTCCAGAGTTTCTTCGTGGGAACCGGCAAGGGCATCGGTTACTTGGGTAAGGGATTCCATTTGTCCTGAAGATATGGGACGGGCCATAACATCAACTTCCAAGGTGAATGCCAAGCTTTTGTCTCCCACTTCTTCAACTGAATCAAAAAAGGTTTGAAAGCCATCAAGTTCTTTAAACAAAGGGAAGACGATCGTGTGCATAGCGCCTTCCTGGTCTTCATATTTGAGAGCGGGAAGTTCATAAAGAGAAATCTGCGATGAGGAGAAATATTTTTTTAGTGCATTTTTCCCTTTATCTGTGAGCGTTAAGGCTAACCTCTGGACTTCAAAACCCCTACGACTCAAAACTTTTTCTGCCATATAAGCCATTTCGTTTTCCGTAAGCCAGCCCTGGGTAAACACGGCCTCAGGGCTGTAAGAAACCTCCCATGCCCTAGCATTTGAGGCTTTAACTTCAAGGACCCCTAAAGCCTCCTTCAGCGAGGAAAGATCATTTATGTTTTCCCATGAAGTGCCACCCGCTATCAGCAGTGAAGGCGGAGGGGTGGGAATTCCTTTAGGGCTTTTTCCGTCAATAGTTACGTAAGCTGGCTTAAAACTGCCAGGCTTAACAAAGCCCTTTGCTTTTCTAATCAGGGTGAGTTTGGCAAGGGCATTTTGTAAGCTTTCTTCAAAATCAGTTGACAGTTCATATGGGGTCCCTCTTGAAAGCCACGACTCATACGGAAAGGGCTCAAGTTTTGCTGGAAGTTGATAAGAAAAGTCTTTGAAAATATTAGATATTAAAACAAAATCAGCAGCTGAAGTGCCGTCTGGTAAAGAGAAGAAAACAAAACCTCGGCGTGCTTCTCCGTTTATCACAAAGATTTCTGGCACCAACGTTACAAGATAATCCTTGTTTACCGGGAAGATATCGCCTTCTGAAATCTTAATGGTATTATCTCCAAAATTTGAAAGCCCTTTGGCTTTCTCAAGGCCTCTTTTAAGTTCAAGATTTAACTTTTCAAATCTCTTCCGCGCTTCAGCAGTGGCTTTTAAAGCCAAAAAATCTCCAATTAAAAGAGCAGTATCGTCTTTTTGATCTAGTAAAGTCACGTCACAGACTATTTCTTTACCTTCAGACCCTTGATAAATTCCGTTGAGATGTAAAGTGACCCTTTCTCCATGCCCTATAGCCAAAGGCTTAACTTCTTTACGTTCTGCTGGCGACTTTAGATAAAGAGCAGGAGCTCCGTCTTTTAGATCCACCAGTAATCGAGAAGGATATTTGGACAGGGTTTCTGGCAGTTCAAAAACCAAACGAAAATCGTTAAAAGAGCCAGGTGTTATCAGCCTTGAACGGAAAAGACCTAAGGGAACCCTCTGGGTGACCGGATGTAAGCTAAAGAGAAAAGGGCCATTTTCTGTATCAACAGCTAAAAAGAAACGCTTTGAAGGCTCAATTGCTAAATGAGCCTGAACTTTAGACTTAAGGTTAAGATCAACTATGCGAAATGTATTTCCCGACTCAGCCTCTAGCTCGTAAATATTTTTTTGGTCCTGAAATCCATTGAGCTCAAGGATGAAAGTATCTGAAAGTTTCTTTTCTACTTTGGTGGGAAGGTTTTTCGTATCTTCTCTTTTTATTTTAAGCACCCCGCTTAAGGGCAAATCGATATGGCCATAGGCCGTATCATAAAGATGTAATGCACTTTGCGTCATAAATTCATCTGGCACGACAAAGATAAGAGTTCCTTCCACAGGGTGCCCTGGACGAAGGAGTATCTCATTTTCAGCGGGAAGAATCAAAGGTTTCTCGGCTAGATAAGTGGCATCAGAAACAGGAAAAAAAGTTTTGTTATTCCAAGACAGGAAAAAATGTAGCCTGGCATCAGGGATAAGGTAATCAGGAATTTTCTTTTCAATGCGTACATTTTTGGTCCCTTTTCCAAGCCAGGAAGCAGGATGTGCTGATCCGTCGGGATAAACTACTACCTCCTGGGGCTCCAAGATGTTTTTGAGCTTTAAAGTTATGGCCAAAAATCTACCTGAAGAGGGCTCAACCCCTCTTAACTTCGAAAGAAAAATAGCTTCTTTTAAGGTAATATTTAAAGCCTTATTGGAAGCTTGAATGTTCAAAGGAAGCCTTTTTATTACCTGAGCCTGCCTTCCGATAACGTCGTCTCCGGTGACAAAAGCTGCAAGCTCTCCGCCATAAGGTTTTATGCGTTCAGCCTTTTTCCAAGAAACAATCTCTAAGCTTTCTTTTTGGCTATGACCTAAGGGCAAGGGAAGATTGGAAATAGTTGCTGCAGAATAAAGATTCGTGCGGCCGTATTGGTCTGTATGTTTATAAATTATGCGCACGGGATGTTCCTTGACCAAAGGAGCCCTGCCAATCTCTTTCAAGAGGTCATCCAAAGCAACTTTCAATTGCAAAGGATCTGGAGAAACAACATAAGCCCCAGCTGCTAATGAAGCCGCTTCCTTAAACGGGGCTTCCTTTTCCTTAGAAACCATGCCCACAAAAAGGCTTTTTACGCCGTCATCTTTTAATTGTTCTAAAACAAGCTTAAGTTTTTCTTTCTGGTCTGTTTCTACCTCTAAGGCTTCATCGGTAAGATATAGTAAGTATCTCTCAGAAGAGGGAACTGCGTGCAAAAGTCTATAAGAAGCCTTAAGTGAGCCTAGAATTTCTGTACCTGAAAGGGGCTCCATTTCGGCTAAAGCACGATAGATACTTAGCTTATCGCGGGTAAACACCTGTTTAACAGTTACATCATCACTAAAAATGACTAACTGGATCAAAAATTGCGGAGGGAGCTTAGCAACAAAATCGGCAAGAATATTGCGCACTTTTTCGAGTCTGTTTTCCATAGAACCGCTATTGTCAACTACAATAGAAAGCACAGGTTCGTTACTAAAAGGTATTTGGGAGGGACGTTGGTAATAAGCCCGCCATTGGTTCCCTAAGTTTTGCTGGATACTTGCAAAAACTTTTTCTAATGCCGTTACATCAGAAGCAGGATAGTATGCTCCGCCTGTTAAAGCTGCTAGGCGAGTTAAAGTAGAGGTATCAGGATTTTGGCCAAAACCAATAGTGAAAACAGGAATCTGCTTACCCTTTAGCAACGAGAAAGTTTCGTCAGCCGTTGTTTTGCTTCCAGGGCCAGTGTCATTCCAGTTGGCGTCTTTACCGTCGGTAAAAAGTACCAAAGTTGGTCGGTTAGCGTGTTTTAGTAGGGTTATGCCTGTTTTCAAGGCGTCGTAAAGAGCAGTTGCTCCGTTGGCTTTTATTTTCTTCAACGAACTGAGGACCTCTTGTGGTGTCCCCTGGGCCACTATTTTAGGCTTGGTATCAAAATCAACTAAAGTTACAAGACTTTTGGGAGGTAAGCCTTTGAGAAAATGCGCAGTGGCTAAAAGGGCGTTTTGCATAGAGTTCTTCATGGAGCCAGAAGAATCCAAAAGGATTACTATCTCTGGTGGGGTCTTAATCCTTTCAAGGCTTGTGATCTTTCCAGGAAGGCCTGCTTCAAAAACTTCTAGATTCTCAGGCGTTGGTACTATCTTGGCATCTGCCAGGTTCAAAAAGGAAAAATCAACAAAACCTTGGTTTTCTTTAAGACCTAGCTTAAGGATTTCTAATCTTGTGTCATTATTTTCTTGAAAAACACGGCTAACTGAAGCTGGCCAGTTTACTTCAGTAAGATAGCCCGGGAAAACCGGAATGAGATGGGCTTTTAAATCTTTAAGAAGGGGAATATCCTGCTCGGAGATGGGATCAACTATTATTTGCCAATATCCTGGCGGGAGCCAGAAAATCACATCCCCTTGGGGAGTAAGATCACCGCTTAAAGATGTTTCTGGAAGACTTTGATGTTGATACTCTGCCCCTGCTTCTGGTTCAACCCTTGCCCTGCCATAAGGGACGTTTTTTAAAAGTATCCCTCCAATGGAATCTCTCTCAGGGATAGGAATCAATTGTCCCTCTTCTTTTATAAAAATATTTGCAACACAAGCTTTGGTGCTTTCTAAGGTGAAGCGCTGTAAACCGGGCACAAGGGATAAATCGAAAAGGCGCATTTCTTCTCTCCCCTTGAGCTCTTTAAAATACCTAACATTTTTTGTGAGTTTTCCTTTTTTTATTTCTGAATAAGCCTCGAGTTTGGCTTCGACCCGAGGATCATCAAAAGACACATACATGGAAAGAAACTTATTTTGCGGATGCTCAAGATAGAAAAAAACTTTTTCATCAGGGGGAAGCTTTATTTTTATTTTTTGACCGGCCTTAACAATGATTTGCTGTAATAGGCGAAGTTCTTGGTCAGAAGCATCATAACGAAGAAAAATTTTTCCGTTTTGATACGTTCCTGAAGCCCAAAGAGTCTTTTGGGAAATTTTGTCAATGTTAAATCCCTTTTGGGCCAAGGCGTCTTTTAAAGAGTCGATAGTTATTTCTTGGCACGCCTTAATTTTCCAATAGGTTCCGTAAACGTCTCGGCCATTTAAAGAAATATAGTCAGCTGTAGGCTCATTTTCCTGATCACAAAAGCCCTGGTTAATCAAAAAATCTCTTAAGGGCAAATTTTCAGCTAAAGAAGGTTTGATCAAAAGGAAAAAACTGAAGACAAAGAGTAAAAAGATTTGCATAGTTCTCTCCTTTGTTAGATCCCTCAAAAGGACCGTCCTTCTTGATGCCTTATGAGGGGGGCTTTTGATTTTTTATATCACAAAACTACGATGTTATATAAGAGACCTTTGCAAAAACCCCTTGGATCCTTTTTTATTTTTCGTGCCGAAAAATGGGAACAGATCCCTGCGGTTGTGCTTACAATACTGACGTCGGCAATTTTGCAAAGGTCTTTATAAGAATTTCGTCGGAAATATGGGAGAGCTAAAAATTAGCAAAAAGAAAGCCTGCCAAAAAAAGCCACTGACAGAGCATGATGGTAGCGCCAAGGAGATCTCCCGTAAGGCCACCGAAATCTTTCTTAAAAGAACGGCTTAAAGCAAACACCAAGAGTAATGTAAAAGCAGTAGGCAAAGGGGCAAAATAAAAAAGAAGAAGCCAAAATACCTGGGAGGCCCAGAGCCTTTTGCGCGAACCAGAAACAAATAAAAAGCCAAGGCCTTCTTTTTTCGCAGGTGGAAGCATAAGGGCTATCAAAGCTGAAGCAAGCCGCCCTGCCAGGGGTTTAAATAAAAAAGCAAGAAAAAGCCCTTTTTCTAACAGCCCAAGGGTTAACAAATATTCTCCAAGCAAAAAGAAAAAGGCAAAGAGCACCCCAAGGGCGCCAACTTCAGGGGTTTTCATAATAGCAAGTTTTTTTTGCCTGTCCCCGTAAGAAGCAAGGGCATCGGCCCAATCAAGAAGCCCGTCGAAATGAAAAAAATCAGCAACAAAGTAGCCTGTAACAAGCAAGAAAAAGGCAAGAAACTTAGGCGGTATATAGGGGGCAAGGGTTTTAGCCAAAAAAAAGCTTAAGCCCCCAAGCAAAAATGCCACGAAAGGCAGATAAAAAATCCCCTTATCCAAGCGAAAAATTCGGGGACTTATAGGAAACCTGGTAAAAAAAGCCACACAGGAGGCAAAAGCCTCCCATTCTTCCTTAAGCATCAGCTCAGGTGTTCTTTGCCTTTGGACACCCCTGCGTCTTCAAAGGTAGCCATCTCTGTCAAAACCCTAAGCGCCGCATCTACAATCATGCTGGCAAGGCAGGCCCCGGTGCCTTCACCCAACCGCAAATCAAGGTCAACAATGGGACGCAGGTTTAATTTTTCTACCACGCGGGCTGCACCCTTTTCCTTGGAACAGTGACCAAGAAAGACAAATTCTTTGAGCTCAGGACAAAGGGCCTGAGCAATGGTGTAGCCAGCAAGGGAAATGAACCCGTCAATGATAACTGGCACGCGGCTTTCGGCGCCACCCAGGAAAAATCCCGCGATAGCACCTATTTCCGCGCCACCAACCTTGGCAAGCACATCGATGGGATCAGCAAAGCTATATTTGGAAAGCGCCTCTTTGACCACCTGGCGTTTGCGGGCAAGAGCAAGATCATCAATGCCTGTCCCTCTGCCAACGATGTCGTCAGGGTCTTCTCCCAAAAGGGCACACATCACCGCTGCCGAAGGGGTGGTGTTTCCAATGCCCATGTCTCCCGGGATGAGGAGTTTTACCCCTTTTTCCGCGGCTTCTTTGGCAAGCTCATATCCCACTTGCAGGGCCTTTTGCGCCTGCTCGCGGCTCATGGCAGGCTCTTTCAGGAAATTTTTGGTACCATGAACCACCTTGCGCTTGATAAGGCGTGGATCATCAACATCGCCTGCGGCCCCTACATCTACTACATAAACATCCGCCCCTGCCTGACGGGCAATGGCGTTTATGCCTGCACCACCTGCCAGAAAATTAAGTATCATCTGAAGGGTTACCTCCTGTGGATAGGCACTAACGCCTTCTTCCACTACGCCATGGTCCCCAGCAAAAACATAAACCGCTTTTGATAAAGGAAGCTCTGGGAAAAGCTCCCCTGTGATGTAAACATAGCGTCTGGCTATTTCTTCGAGATAGCCAAGACTTCCGCGCGGTTTAGTAAGATTATCTAAACGTTTACTAGCCCTTTCGTAATCAGCCCTATCAAGCTTTGGTAACCTGACTTCCATATGAAAGCCTCCGCTATTATCAGAGTTGTTATCCACAAGATAGTTGCCATGTTAACTATTTTTGCTGCCAAGAAAATATCCGAGACTCTGCGTTCACGCAAAGGTTTGCCAAAAGTACTTTTGGCAAAATACCTTCCCTGATAAACAAGGGGGCCACCTAGCTCAATGCCCAGGGCCCCTGCCATAGCAGCCTCGGTGTAGCCGGAGTTAGGGGAATCATGCTTGCCGGCATCTCTTAGCATGGTTTTCATGGCGCGTGCAGGACTTCCCCCAGCAAAAGCAGATGCCAGGATTATGAAAAGCGCCGCGATCCTTGCGGGGATAAAATTTAAAACATCGTCGCTTTTTGCCGGGAAAAAACCAAACCTTTGCCATTTTTCGGTCTTATAGCCATACATGGAATCAAGGGTTTCACAAACCTTATAAAAGGCCACCCCCGGAATCCCTAAAATAAAATACCAGAAAAGTGGCCCAACTACCGCGTCGGTAAAGTTTTCAGCAAGAGTTTCCACTGAGGCGCGAACACACTGGCTTAAGGACAAATTTTTTGTTTCGCGCCCCACCAGAAAAGAAAGCCTCTTGCGCCCAAGGACTAAGTCGTTTTGAGAAAGGGCATGGGCTACTTTGAGCACTTCCCGGCGCAAAGAAGTCGGCGCAATAAAAAAATAAAGAAAAATTATCTCTAAAGGCGGAAAAAAAAGGGTAAAGGCATAAACCGGCCCCACAAAAAAGGCCGTGGTTAAAAAAAGCGTAAAAGCCCCACCCAAAGTGCCCAAAGAATAAAAACGCTTTCGGAAAAACTCTGCGATGTCTCCAATGAGGCGCACAGGGTGCCACCGCACCGGCGGGTCAGCAAGAAAAGAATCAAGCAAAAAGGCAAAAAGAACTATTATTGGCGATGGAATCTTTTGAACCATTGACTTATTTCCCAAAAAGCCTCACCATATTAGCATGGAAGAAGACGTAGCAAAGGCCTTAGCCTATCAAGTCAAACGAGATCTTGCAGAGCGTTATTTTGGCGCACGCCGCGCAATCGAAGAAGATAGTAAGAATTATTTTCGCAAAATAGAAGAATTAAAAAAGAAATTTTTACCAAAGCTTGCCGAATCCTTTGCCCGTATTTACACCCTCTTAAACTA
The DNA window shown above is from Thermodesulfatator atlanticus DSM 21156 and carries:
- a CDS encoding vWA domain-containing protein; amino-acid sequence: MQIFLLFVFSFFLLIKPSLAENLPLRDFLINQGFCDQENEPTADYISLNGRDVYGTYWKIKACQEITIDSLKDALAQKGFNIDKISQKTLWASGTYQNGKIFLRYDASDQELRLLQQIIVKAGQKIKIKLPPDEKVFFYLEHPQNKFLSMYVSFDDPRVEAKLEAYSEIKKGKLTKNVRYFKELKGREEMRLFDLSLVPGLQRFTLESTKACVANIFIKEEGQLIPIPERDSIGGILLKNVPYGRARVEPEAGAEYQHQSLPETSLSGDLTPQGDVIFWLPPGYWQIIVDPISEQDIPLLKDLKAHLIPVFPGYLTEVNWPASVSRVFQENNDTRLEILKLGLKENQGFVDFSFLNLADAKIVPTPENLEVFEAGLPGKITSLERIKTPPEIVILLDSSGSMKNSMQNALLATAHFLKGLPPKSLVTLVDFDTKPKIVAQGTPQEVLSSLKKIKANGATALYDALKTGITLLKHANRPTLVLFTDGKDANWNDTGPGSKTTADETFSLLKGKQIPVFTIGFGQNPDTSTLTRLAALTGGAYYPASDVTALEKVFASIQQNLGNQWRAYYQRPSQIPFSNEPVLSIVVDNSGSMENRLEKVRNILADFVAKLPPQFLIQLVIFSDDVTVKQVFTRDKLSIYRALAEMEPLSGTEILGSLKASYRLLHAVPSSERYLLYLTDEALEVETDQKEKLKLVLEQLKDDGVKSLFVGMVSKEKEAPFKEAASLAAGAYVVSPDPLQLKVALDDLLKEIGRAPLVKEHPVRIIYKHTDQYGRTNLYSAATISNLPLPLGHSQKESLEIVSWKKAERIKPYGGELAAFVTGDDVIGRQAQVIKRLPLNIQASNKALNITLKEAIFLSKLRGVEPSSGRFLAITLKLKNILEPQEVVVYPDGSAHPASWLGKGTKNVRIEKKIPDYLIPDARLHFFLSWNNKTFFPVSDATYLAEKPLILPAENEILLRPGHPVEGTLIFVVPDEFMTQSALHLYDTAYGHIDLPLSGVLKIKREDTKNLPTKVEKKLSDTFILELNGFQDQKNIYELEAESGNTFRIVDLNLKSKVQAHLAIEPSKRFFLAVDTENGPFLFSLHPVTQRVPLGLFRSRLITPGSFNDFRLVFELPETLSKYPSRLLVDLKDGAPALYLKSPAERKEVKPLAIGHGERVTLHLNGIYQGSEGKEIVCDVTLLDQKDDTALLIGDFLALKATAEARKRFEKLNLELKRGLEKAKGLSNFGDNTIKISEGDIFPVNKDYLVTLVPEIFVINGEARRGFVFFSLPDGTSAADFVLISNIFKDFSYQLPAKLEPFPYESWLSRGTPYELSTDFEESLQNALAKLTLIRKAKGFVKPGSFKPAYVTIDGKSPKGIPTPPPSLLIAGGTSWENINDLSSLKEALGVLEVKASNARAWEVSYSPEAVFTQGWLTENEMAYMAEKVLSRRGFEVQRLALTLTDKGKNALKKYFSSSQISLYELPALKYEDQEGAMHTIVFPLFKELDGFQTFFDSVEEVGDKSLAFTLEVDVMARPISSGQMESLTQVTDALAGSHEETLERITLVSQKISLASASLGPLALGFLEIMEPGKGRVIKAILDTSQGRFVGDEALELTKFEPVQLVLRFYTPDETYQTVRDLREKEWPTEFFFVLGVNVPDLPTSNLEKAGAYWQKAYKEAKKPDVLSSLKWHGQGVIARFVGAQTVYEKELSDRLGVEILRFKNPRILVVGYRIDQKTGKLTTTLDIVQPYPEIRGEDSLQKRFNLLAGFYYSNLEAEALPQGLNAFKILALLPKETPLLLFSPDDHQELAEILRKAGYPRFVWEHIKETDNFVFFPEKPLIFDGNKMRVAWFEIDPESFRVWSFLDTGERGVVDTQIGEALALSMDYMMGFWMGVQNSVWATASFSLVLDDWHQIKTCAHGFARRLGSYLEAVTDPKGAAKPNISKIGAGISGNIPGMIGLSNFDYGCMGASEVQKLVKEHAENKAWRAKDLKQIVESSKSLFDLGNKSWGKAKDKYLGFANGYKDGVDWYFR
- the cobS gene encoding adenosylcobinamide-GDP ribazoletransferase; this encodes MLKEEWEAFASCVAFFTRFPISPRIFRLDKGIFYLPFVAFLLGGLSFFLAKTLAPYIPPKFLAFFLLVTGYFVADFFHFDGLLDWADALASYGDRQKKLAIMKTPEVGALGVLFAFFFLLGEYLLTLGLLEKGLFLAFLFKPLAGRLASALIALMLPPAKKEGLGFLFVSGSRKRLWASQVFWLLLFYFAPLPTAFTLLLVFALSRSFKKDFGGLTGDLLGATIMLCQWLFLAGFLFANF
- the cobT gene encoding nicotinate-nucleotide--dimethylbenzimidazole phosphoribosyltransferase; its protein translation is MEVRLPKLDRADYERASKRLDNLTKPRGSLGYLEEIARRYVYITGELFPELPLSKAVYVFAGDHGVVEEGVSAYPQEVTLQMILNFLAGGAGINAIARQAGADVYVVDVGAAGDVDDPRLIKRKVVHGTKNFLKEPAMSREQAQKALQVGYELAKEAAEKGVKLLIPGDMGIGNTTPSAAVMCALLGEDPDDIVGRGTGIDDLALARKRQVVKEALSKYSFADPIDVLAKVGGAEIGAIAGFFLGGAESRVPVIIDGFISLAGYTIAQALCPELKEFVFLGHCSKEKGAARVVEKLNLRPIVDLDLRLGEGTGACLASMIVDAALRVLTEMATFEDAGVSKGKEHLS
- the cbiB gene encoding adenosylcobinamide-phosphate synthase CbiB, with translation MVQKIPSPIIVLFAFLLDSFLADPPVRWHPVRLIGDIAEFFRKRFYSLGTLGGAFTLFLTTAFFVGPVYAFTLFFPPLEIIFLYFFIAPTSLRREVLKVAHALSQNDLVLGRKRLSFLVGRETKNLSLSQCVRASVETLAENFTDAVVGPLFWYFILGIPGVAFYKVCETLDSMYGYKTEKWQRFGFFPAKSDDVLNFIPARIAALFIILASAFAGGSPARAMKTMLRDAGKHDSPNSGYTEAAMAGALGIELGGPLVYQGRYFAKSTFGKPLRERRVSDIFLAAKIVNMATILWITTLIIAEAFIWKSGYQSLIGLITKGLVNV